The following coding sequences are from one Nonlabens arenilitoris window:
- a CDS encoding ATP-dependent Clp protease adaptor ClpS: MSTKEKVSPELDLEVLEQEENKIVLYNDEVNTFDHVIDMLVAACDHTPLQAEQCSMIVHYKGKCSVKTGAYKDLEPRCSKLLEAGLTAEIQ; encoded by the coding sequence ATGAGTACAAAAGAAAAAGTATCTCCAGAGTTAGACTTAGAGGTGCTAGAACAAGAAGAAAATAAAATTGTTCTTTATAATGATGAGGTGAATACCTTTGACCATGTTATAGATATGCTAGTTGCAGCCTGTGACCATACACCGCTACAGGCAGAGCAATGTTCTATGATTGTTCATTATAAAGGGAAATGCAGTGTGAAAACTGGCGCATATAAAGATCTTGAGCCACGCTGTTCAAAATTATTAGAAGCCGGTTTAACGGCCGAGATTCAGTAA
- the tatC gene encoding twin-arginine translocase subunit TatC produces the protein MARKKADPNNMSFLDHVEELRWSLIRSILGILIAAIVAFIFTEFIFDTIIFGPKSKDFVTYGAFCDIGRFIGVESEFCDPKLDFMPQSRKMSDLFSAHVWTSITVGFVAAFPWVLWQFWKFISPGLKANERKYSSGFIIISSILFFLGVVFGYYLIAPLSVHFLATYDLSDGIKFEPDLQSYIALIRASVLACGLMFELPVIVYFLTKIGLCTPQGMRKYRKYALVLILIISAVITPPDIQSQVIVAIPVLILYELSIFISMFVLRNKRKQKLAALNNE, from the coding sequence ATGGCACGTAAAAAGGCAGACCCTAATAATATGTCATTTCTAGACCACGTAGAAGAGCTGCGCTGGTCACTCATACGTTCTATACTAGGTATTCTTATCGCTGCAATTGTTGCTTTTATTTTTACTGAATTTATTTTTGACACCATTATTTTTGGACCTAAGAGCAAGGATTTTGTGACTTATGGCGCGTTTTGTGACATAGGCCGGTTTATAGGTGTAGAAAGTGAATTTTGTGATCCTAAATTAGATTTCATGCCTCAGTCCCGCAAAATGTCTGATCTTTTCAGCGCACATGTATGGACATCTATCACGGTAGGTTTTGTAGCTGCGTTTCCATGGGTATTATGGCAATTTTGGAAATTCATATCACCTGGTCTTAAAGCAAATGAACGCAAATATTCTAGCGGCTTTATTATCATAAGCTCTATTTTATTCTTTTTAGGTGTTGTATTTGGCTATTATCTAATTGCTCCTTTATCAGTACATTTTCTAGCCACATATGACTTGAGCGACGGAATTAAATTTGAGCCAGATTTACAAAGCTATATTGCATTAATAAGAGCAAGTGTTCTCGCCTGCGGACTCATGTTTGAATTGCCAGTTATCGTGTATTTTTTAACTAAAATAGGCCTATGTACACCTCAAGGAATGAGAAAATATCGCAAGTACGCATTAGTTCTTATACTTATTATTTCGGCCGTAATAACGCCTCCAGATATACAAAGTCAGGTTATAGTTGCTATACCTGTGTTAATTTTATATGAGCTAAGCATTTTTATATCGATGTTTGTACTTAGAAATAAACGCAAACAGAAATTAGCTGCATTAAACAATGAGTAA
- a CDS encoding DUF1287 domain-containing protein, whose amino-acid sequence MHFRKILLTLLLLIPFTSFSQTSFGWELAHAAGELTKDDVTYNGAYFSINYPGGDVPSNYGVCTDVIIRAYRALDIDLQKEVHEDMKNHFSAYPQNWGLSHTDSNIDHRRVPNLRRFFERHNSSLKVSLNVSDYLPGDVVSWVLPNGLTHIGIVSKNKIKGTNRYYIVHNIGAGQVYEDCLFQFNITGHYRYEP is encoded by the coding sequence ATGCATTTTAGAAAAATACTATTAACACTATTACTGTTAATACCTTTTACCAGCTTTTCTCAAACTAGTTTTGGGTGGGAATTAGCACATGCTGCTGGAGAACTGACTAAAGATGACGTCACTTATAACGGCGCATATTTTTCTATTAATTACCCAGGCGGTGACGTGCCTTCTAATTATGGTGTTTGTACAGATGTAATCATCAGGGCATATCGCGCCTTAGACATAGACCTTCAAAAAGAAGTACATGAAGATATGAAAAATCACTTCAGTGCCTATCCACAAAATTGGGGTTTAAGTCATACAGACAGTAATATAGATCACAGGCGAGTGCCTAATTTAAGACGCTTTTTTGAACGACATAATAGTTCTTTAAAAGTTAGTCTTAACGTGTCAGATTATTTGCCAGGTGATGTCGTAAGCTGGGTTTTACCTAATGGATTAACTCATATAGGCATTGTTAGTAAAAATAAAATTAAAGGAACTAATAGGTACTATATAGTTCACAACATAGGAGCAGGACAAGTGTATGAAGACTGTCTTTTTCAATTTAATATAACCGGACATTACAGATATGAGCCATAG
- a CDS encoding cob(I)yrinic acid a,c-diamide adenosyltransferase, with the protein MKIYTKTGDEGTTALFGGTRVPKHNLRIDSYGTVDELNSWIGLIRDQPVNEHTKGVLIQIQDDLFTAGAILATDPEKLILKNGKERLNIPKINDEKIELLEKEMDAMDKELPPMTHFILPGGNQSVSFCHITRTVCRRAERLAAELHAQSPIDVQVLKYLNRLSDYLFVLARKLSQDLQAEEIKWIPKKY; encoded by the coding sequence ATGAAAATATATACTAAAACAGGTGATGAAGGAACTACAGCACTATTTGGTGGGACAAGAGTTCCTAAGCATAATTTACGTATCGATAGTTATGGTACTGTAGATGAATTAAACTCATGGATAGGTCTTATAAGAGATCAACCAGTAAATGAACACACAAAGGGCGTTTTAATTCAAATACAAGATGATTTATTTACGGCAGGTGCCATACTGGCAACAGATCCCGAAAAATTAATTTTAAAAAATGGTAAAGAGCGATTAAATATCCCTAAAATTAATGATGAGAAAATAGAACTGCTTGAAAAGGAAATGGATGCCATGGATAAAGAGTTACCACCTATGACTCACTTTATCTTACCTGGCGGCAATCAATCTGTGTCATTTTGTCACATAACACGTACTGTGTGCCGTCGTGCAGAGCGACTTGCGGCCGAACTCCACGCTCAATCACCCATTGATGTTCAAGTTTTAAAGTATTTAAATAGACTATCTGACTACCTTTTTGTCTTGGCACGTAAATTGTCACAAGACCTACAAGCAGAAGAAATCAAATGGATCCCAAAGAAGTATTAA
- a CDS encoding ABC transporter permease translates to MISYVLRKISYALLTLYGVITVVFLLFYLLPGDPAQMMMGQNESAEQLAIVKHKYGFDQSLGTQYLYFLNDLSPLSFHSSSPVDFTYNDGLKYTGVSLFKIGDTVVLLKFPYLRQSFQKTGKNVSAVIEETLPNTIILAVAAICVALILGLFLGVVSALYRDGWLDKFIQVVSTMGMSVPSFFSAILFAFLFGYVLHEFTGLKMSGSLYEMDDYGEAMHIQWRNLILPAVVLGIRPLAVITQLMRNSLLEVMSQEYITTAYAKGLTTLQVLKRHAFKNALNPVVTAVSGWFASMLAGAVFVEYIFNWNGLGKEIVEALNTLDLPIITGAVLVIAALFIIINIFVDIIYVWLDPRVQLD, encoded by the coding sequence ATGATATCCTATGTGCTGCGCAAGATAAGCTATGCTTTACTCACTTTATATGGAGTTATAACAGTAGTCTTTTTACTCTTTTATTTATTGCCAGGTGATCCGGCTCAAATGATGATGGGGCAAAATGAAAGTGCTGAACAGCTTGCTATAGTAAAACATAAATATGGTTTTGATCAATCTTTAGGTACACAGTATCTTTATTTTTTAAATGATTTATCACCATTATCTTTTCATAGCTCTAGTCCTGTAGACTTCACATATAATGACGGTTTAAAATATACGGGTGTTTCATTATTTAAGATAGGTGATACTGTTGTGCTTTTAAAGTTTCCGTATCTAAGACAGTCTTTTCAGAAAACGGGAAAAAACGTCAGTGCTGTAATAGAAGAAACTTTACCTAATACTATAATTCTTGCTGTAGCCGCTATATGTGTAGCTTTGATTTTAGGATTATTCCTAGGTGTGGTATCTGCATTATATAGAGATGGCTGGTTAGATAAATTCATACAGGTAGTAAGTACCATGGGAATGAGTGTTCCATCATTTTTTAGTGCCATATTATTTGCCTTTTTATTTGGTTATGTTTTACATGAATTTACTGGTTTGAAAATGAGTGGTAGTCTTTATGAAATGGATGATTATGGAGAGGCAATGCACATTCAATGGCGCAATTTGATATTACCAGCTGTGGTATTGGGTATACGTCCACTAGCTGTTATAACTCAGTTAATGCGCAATAGCTTATTAGAGGTCATGAGTCAAGAGTATATTACCACCGCATATGCAAAGGGTTTAACCACTTTACAAGTTTTAAAAAGACATGCTTTTAAAAATGCCTTAAATCCGGTTGTCACGGCAGTCAGTGGATGGTTTGCTAGTATGCTTGCTGGTGCGGTATTTGTTGAATATATTTTTAACTGGAATGGTCTAGGAAAAGAAATAGTAGAAGCTCTTAACACGTTAGATCTACCTATTATTACTGGAGCAGTATTAGTTATTGCTGCGCTCTTTATAATTATCAATATCTTTGTAGATATAATTTACGTTTGGCTCGATCCCAGAGTTCAACTCGATTAA
- a CDS encoding BT_3928 family protein — translation MKALVQFCRWFVGILFIFSGLIKLNDPLGFSYKLDEYFSAAVLGLEFLQPLALPLAIFLVIFEVVLGVMLLIGFQKKFTIWSLLLMIIFFTFLTFYSWAFDKVTDCGCFGDAIPLVPFESFLKDVLLTILIVIMFYNMKYIQPLFAKASLKYIILVVTLICFAIAYYVLMHLPTLDFRAYKVGVNIEEGMAEDPDNPDVYAYDWYYTIDGKEEIVSTEGAPPSGYPKYDKVEPRLVEKGYVPPIHDFSIERKGEDFTADILSKEKIAIIITYNLSKSESEGLYKLNAFIDRAESAGYEVLALSASSDSQAQEIMKKYGFETTFYVTDETALKTIIRSNPGIILLDKGTIMAKSHWNDIDSLEL, via the coding sequence ATGAAAGCACTGGTTCAGTTTTGTAGATGGTTTGTAGGTATCCTGTTTATTTTCAGCGGTTTAATTAAATTAAATGATCCTTTAGGATTCTCGTATAAGCTAGATGAATACTTCAGTGCTGCTGTATTAGGTCTTGAGTTTTTACAACCATTAGCCTTACCTCTTGCTATATTTCTAGTCATTTTTGAGGTTGTTTTAGGTGTCATGTTGCTCATAGGTTTTCAAAAGAAGTTTACGATTTGGTCCTTATTATTAATGATCATTTTCTTTACGTTTCTGACTTTCTATTCTTGGGCATTTGATAAAGTTACTGACTGTGGTTGCTTCGGTGATGCGATACCATTGGTGCCATTTGAATCATTCCTTAAAGACGTCTTGCTTACTATTTTAATAGTGATTATGTTTTATAACATGAAGTATATTCAACCGCTTTTCGCGAAAGCGTCCTTGAAATATATCATTTTAGTAGTTACTTTAATTTGTTTTGCAATAGCTTATTATGTGTTAATGCATTTACCTACCCTAGATTTTAGAGCATATAAAGTAGGTGTTAACATTGAAGAAGGCATGGCCGAAGATCCTGATAATCCAGACGTATATGCATACGACTGGTATTATACTATTGATGGTAAAGAAGAAATTGTGTCTACAGAAGGAGCTCCACCTAGTGGATACCCTAAATATGATAAAGTGGAGCCTAGACTTGTTGAAAAAGGATATGTGCCACCTATACATGATTTTTCTATTGAAAGAAAGGGAGAGGATTTTACAGCTGATATACTCTCCAAAGAGAAAATAGCTATAATCATCACTTATAACTTAAGCAAGTCTGAAAGTGAAGGCCTCTATAAATTAAACGCTTTTATAGATCGTGCAGAAAGTGCTGGTTATGAAGTGTTAGCGTTAAGTGCATCCAGTGATAGTCAGGCACAAGAAATAATGAAGAAGTACGGTTTTGAAACTACTTTTTATGTTACTGATGAAACGGCACTTAAGACGATAATACGTTCTAATCCTGGTATTATTCTATTAGATAAAGGAACGATTATGGCAAAATCACATTGGAATGATATCGATAGCCTAGAGTTATGA
- a CDS encoding peptidylprolyl isomerase produces the protein MQEGIYAKFNTTKGSILIQLHHDKTPGTVGNFVALAEGNLENDAKPQGTPYYDGLTFHRVIPDFMIQGGDPQGSGAGGPGYKFDDEFHPELRHDGPGVLSMANAGPGTNGSQFFITHVETAWLDDKHTVFGKVVEGQDVVDAIAQGDSIETVEIIREGEAAQSFNAVEEFRQFEGAAKLREEQARKQAEQDLDEIAAGFDKTESGLRYKIIQQGNGAQAENGKTVSVHYKGMLPNGKVFDSSFERKQPIDFQLGAGQVIAGWDEGIALLKVGDKARLVIPSHIGYGSAGAGGVIPPNATLVFDVELVGIK, from the coding sequence ATGCAAGAAGGTATTTATGCAAAATTTAATACGACTAAAGGTTCAATTTTAATTCAACTTCACCACGATAAAACTCCTGGTACTGTTGGTAACTTTGTGGCACTAGCTGAAGGTAACTTAGAAAACGATGCAAAACCACAAGGAACGCCGTACTATGATGGTTTAACTTTTCACAGAGTAATACCTGATTTTATGATTCAAGGTGGTGATCCACAGGGATCTGGTGCAGGTGGACCAGGATATAAATTTGATGATGAATTTCACCCAGAATTGCGCCACGATGGTCCAGGTGTCTTGAGTATGGCAAATGCCGGTCCTGGAACAAATGGATCTCAATTTTTTATTACACATGTTGAAACGGCTTGGTTAGATGATAAGCATACTGTTTTTGGTAAAGTTGTAGAAGGTCAGGATGTAGTAGACGCTATTGCACAAGGAGATTCTATAGAAACTGTCGAGATTATTAGAGAAGGTGAAGCAGCACAATCATTTAATGCTGTTGAAGAATTCCGTCAGTTTGAAGGAGCTGCAAAATTACGTGAAGAGCAAGCACGTAAACAAGCAGAACAGGATCTAGATGAAATAGCGGCTGGATTTGATAAAACTGAAAGTGGATTGCGTTATAAAATTATTCAACAAGGTAATGGTGCGCAGGCTGAAAACGGTAAAACCGTATCTGTACATTATAAAGGGATGTTGCCTAATGGTAAAGTGTTTGATTCTAGTTTTGAACGTAAGCAGCCTATTGATTTCCAATTAGGAGCAGGACAAGTTATTGCTGGATGGGATGAAGGTATTGCATTACTTAAGGTAGGTGATAAGGCTAGATTAGTGATTCCATCTCATATAGGTTATGGTAGTGCTGGAGCTGGTGGAGTGATTCCACCTAATGCAACACTAGTCTTTGATGTTGAGTTAGTAGGCATTAAATAA
- a CDS encoding KpsF/GutQ family sugar-phosphate isomerase: MDTENNILEVAKRTIRIESAAVKNLENSLDSAFAKAVNHIHTAQGRVIITGIGKSAIIAMKIVATMNSTGTPAIFMHAADAIHGDLGIIQKNDVVICISKSGNTPEIKVLVPLIKNFENKLIAITSHRDSFLGKEADFVLHAPIEEEACPNGLAPTTSTTAQLVVGDALAICLLELKGFTDKDFARYHPGGALGKKLYLRVQELIEQNTKPQVSSTSSLREVIVNISENRLGMTVVVDDSKLTGIITDGDLRRMLSTGKDIDSLTAADIMTTSPKTIAADDMAVQAREVMEEYNVSQLVAVDDNGYAGVVHIHDLIREGIL; the protein is encoded by the coding sequence TTGGACACTGAGAATAATATTTTAGAAGTAGCAAAACGCACGATTCGTATAGAGTCTGCGGCCGTTAAAAACCTTGAAAATAGTTTGGATTCCGCTTTCGCGAAAGCGGTAAATCATATCCACACTGCTCAAGGTAGAGTCATTATTACTGGTATAGGTAAAAGTGCCATAATAGCGATGAAGATTGTAGCCACAATGAATTCGACAGGCACACCTGCTATTTTTATGCATGCGGCAGATGCGATACATGGAGATCTAGGGATTATTCAAAAAAATGATGTTGTGATCTGTATTTCAAAAAGTGGAAACACTCCAGAGATTAAAGTTTTAGTTCCTTTAATTAAAAATTTTGAAAATAAATTAATCGCTATTACTAGTCATAGAGACTCATTTTTAGGTAAAGAAGCAGATTTTGTACTACACGCACCTATAGAAGAAGAGGCTTGTCCTAATGGACTTGCTCCTACAACTAGTACTACAGCACAACTAGTAGTAGGTGATGCACTAGCTATTTGTTTATTAGAACTAAAAGGATTTACAGATAAAGATTTTGCTCGCTATCATCCTGGTGGCGCGTTGGGCAAAAAATTATATTTGAGAGTTCAAGAACTTATTGAACAAAACACAAAACCTCAAGTAAGCTCTACAAGTTCACTAAGAGAGGTGATTGTCAACATATCAGAAAACCGACTAGGTATGACCGTGGTTGTAGACGACTCTAAGTTAACAGGCATCATAACTGATGGAGACTTAAGACGTATGCTTTCCACAGGTAAAGACATAGACAGCCTTACCGCTGCAGACATTATGACTACATCACCTAAAACCATCGCTGCAGACGATATGGCTGTGCAAGCACGTGAGGTAATGGAAGAGTATAATGTTTCTCAACTAGTTGCTGTAGATGATAACGGCTATGCTGGAGTGGTACATATACATGATTTAATTAGAGAAGGAATTTTATAA
- the recQ gene encoding DNA helicase RecQ, whose amino-acid sequence MPESSIGLEEQLKKYFGFDQFRGLQKKVITSLLNKEDVFVIMPTGGGKSLCYQLPALMQEGTAIVVSPLIALMKNQVDAIRGISDHDGVAHVLNSSLSKTDVQQVKDDISNGITKLLYVAPESLTKEEYVDFLKGEKISFLAVDEAHCISEWGHDFRPEYRNLRKIIDRIDERIPIIGLTATATPKVQEDILKNLQISDATTYQASFNRPNLFYEVRPKTAQVDADITRFIKQHEGKSGIVYCLSRKRVEELAQVLQVNGIDAVPYHAGLDAKTRVLHQDKFLMEDCDVVVATIAFGMGIDKPDVRFVIHHDIPKSIESYYQETGRAGRDGGEGHCLAYYSYKDIEKLEKFMAGKPIAEQEIGHALLQEMVGYAETSMSRRQFILHYFGEEFDPATGEGGDMDDNMRNPKPQKEAVDDVKKLIHVIGAAGQRYKAKDIVNIIIGKTNAMISSHKLDQHDFFGSGKDKEPTYWMALIRQILVAQYIKKDIESYGTLRLLKAGKEFLKNGKSFMMTEDHTYPENASTTVIAAGQGGAVDTALVKMLKELRKKVGAQKNVPPYVVFQDPSLDDMATKYPINMEELANIHGVGEGKAKKYGAKFIELIQRYVEDNDITRPDDLIIKSTGSKSGNKLYFITSIDRKLSFDDIASAKGMEIDQLIEELESIVYSGTRLNVGYWIDEILDEDQQEELHDYFLESESDKIEDAMEEFDGDYEEEEIRLYRLKFISEVAN is encoded by the coding sequence ATGCCAGAATCGTCTATAGGACTAGAGGAACAATTAAAGAAGTATTTCGGCTTTGACCAATTCAGAGGATTACAGAAAAAAGTAATCACATCACTCCTTAATAAGGAAGATGTTTTTGTAATAATGCCTACCGGTGGTGGGAAATCACTGTGTTATCAATTGCCAGCATTAATGCAAGAAGGAACTGCTATTGTAGTTTCTCCTTTAATAGCCTTAATGAAAAATCAAGTCGATGCCATAAGAGGTATCAGTGACCATGATGGAGTAGCTCATGTATTGAACTCTTCATTATCAAAAACAGATGTGCAACAAGTAAAAGATGATATCTCAAATGGTATTACAAAACTGCTCTATGTCGCACCTGAGTCACTTACTAAAGAAGAGTATGTAGACTTTTTGAAAGGAGAAAAAATATCTTTTCTCGCAGTTGATGAAGCACACTGTATCAGTGAATGGGGACACGATTTCAGACCAGAGTATCGTAACCTGCGCAAGATTATAGACCGTATTGATGAGCGCATACCTATTATAGGGTTAACAGCGACAGCAACACCTAAGGTACAAGAGGATATTCTTAAAAACTTACAAATATCTGACGCGACAACATATCAAGCCTCTTTTAACAGGCCCAATTTATTTTATGAAGTACGTCCTAAAACAGCTCAAGTAGATGCTGATATTACTAGGTTTATAAAACAACATGAAGGTAAAAGTGGTATTGTATACTGTCTATCTCGTAAAAGAGTAGAAGAACTAGCACAGGTATTACAGGTAAATGGTATAGATGCTGTGCCTTATCATGCAGGACTAGATGCAAAGACTAGAGTATTGCACCAGGATAAATTCTTAATGGAAGATTGTGACGTGGTTGTAGCAACTATTGCCTTTGGGATGGGAATTGATAAGCCTGATGTGCGTTTTGTAATCCATCATGATATACCTAAAAGTATAGAGTCCTATTATCAAGAAACCGGTCGAGCAGGTCGTGACGGTGGAGAAGGACACTGTCTTGCTTACTATTCTTATAAAGATATTGAAAAGTTAGAGAAATTTATGGCTGGAAAGCCTATTGCCGAACAAGAAATAGGGCATGCTTTACTTCAAGAAATGGTAGGATATGCTGAGACTAGTATGAGTCGTAGGCAATTTATATTACATTATTTTGGTGAAGAGTTTGATCCCGCAACTGGTGAAGGTGGTGATATGGATGATAACATGCGTAATCCGAAACCTCAAAAAGAAGCCGTTGATGATGTTAAAAAGTTGATACATGTTATAGGAGCTGCTGGTCAGCGATACAAAGCAAAAGATATAGTTAATATAATAATAGGTAAGACTAATGCGATGATAAGTTCGCATAAGCTGGATCAACACGACTTTTTTGGTAGTGGAAAAGATAAAGAACCTACTTACTGGATGGCACTTATCAGGCAAATTCTAGTAGCGCAGTATATAAAGAAAGATATAGAGTCCTACGGAACTTTAAGATTACTCAAAGCTGGTAAAGAATTTTTGAAAAACGGTAAGTCATTTATGATGACTGAAGACCATACTTACCCAGAGAATGCGAGTACAACTGTAATTGCTGCCGGGCAAGGTGGTGCTGTAGATACGGCACTTGTTAAAATGTTAAAAGAACTACGCAAGAAAGTAGGTGCTCAGAAAAATGTCCCTCCATATGTTGTTTTCCAAGATCCTTCACTAGATGATATGGCTACTAAGTATCCTATCAATATGGAAGAACTGGCAAACATACATGGCGTAGGAGAAGGAAAGGCAAAAAAATACGGCGCAAAGTTTATTGAGCTCATTCAACGATATGTAGAAGATAACGATATAACCAGACCAGATGATCTTATTATTAAATCTACTGGATCTAAATCTGGAAACAAACTCTATTTTATCACGAGCATTGATCGCAAATTAAGTTTTGATGACATAGCTAGCGCAAAGGGTATGGAGATTGATCAATTAATTGAAGAATTAGAAAGTATTGTTTATAGCGGGACACGACTTAATGTAGGCTATTGGATTGATGAAATACTAGATGAAGATCAACAAGAAGAATTACATGACTATTTCCTAGAATCAGAATCTGATAAAATAGAAGATGCGATGGAAGAATTTGACGGTGATTATGAAGAAGAAGAAATACGATTATATCGCTTAAAATTTATTAGTGAAGTGGCAAACTAG
- the prmA gene encoding 50S ribosomal protein L11 methyltransferase: MSHSVTDQIYIEYQFTITPLQPWNDVLIAQLGEAGFESFVETETGVTGYVLKSIDSDSILESVDILKNEMVDIAFAKAEIEPTNWNAEWEKNFNPITVDNRCEVRAPFHEATGVEYDIVIEPKMSFGTGHHQTTHMMIQHLLNEDLSDLKVLDMGSGTGVLGILAQMRGALEVDAIDIDTWCYENAIENVERNNADNVNVILGGAEQLENKFYDFIIANINRNILLQDIPVYSKCLKSGGTILFSGFYTEDLELIKQACNKVSIQYDSHMVRDNWVGLKMIKN; encoded by the coding sequence ATGAGCCATAGCGTCACAGATCAAATTTACATAGAATATCAATTTACAATAACACCGCTACAACCATGGAACGATGTTTTAATCGCACAATTAGGAGAAGCCGGATTTGAGAGTTTCGTTGAAACAGAAACAGGTGTCACCGGTTATGTTTTAAAATCAATCGACAGCGATTCTATTTTAGAAAGTGTAGATATTTTAAAAAATGAGATGGTAGATATCGCTTTCGCGAAAGCAGAAATAGAACCCACTAACTGGAATGCAGAGTGGGAAAAAAACTTTAACCCAATCACTGTGGACAACCGTTGTGAGGTAAGAGCACCTTTTCATGAAGCGACTGGTGTAGAATATGACATCGTAATTGAACCTAAAATGAGTTTCGGTACTGGTCATCATCAGACCACTCATATGATGATTCAGCATTTGTTAAATGAAGATCTATCGGATTTAAAAGTTCTAGATATGGGTAGCGGTACTGGAGTGTTAGGTATTCTCGCGCAAATGCGAGGTGCCCTAGAGGTGGATGCAATAGATATTGATACCTGGTGTTATGAAAATGCTATTGAAAATGTAGAACGTAATAATGCTGACAATGTTAATGTCATTCTAGGTGGTGCAGAGCAGTTAGAAAATAAATTCTATGATTTTATCATAGCAAATATTAATAGGAATATCTTACTTCAAGATATACCTGTTTATAGTAAATGCTTAAAGTCTGGTGGCACCATACTCTTTTCAGGATTTTATACTGAAGATCTTGAATTAATTAAACAAGCCTGTAATAAAGTGAGTATTCAATACGACTCACATATGGTAAGAGACAATTGGGTAGGACTTAAAATGATTAAGAATTAA
- a CDS encoding carboxymuconolactone decarboxylase family protein, protein MSNIVEEFNEYREKMNDAILEDNNKIIKRIFNLDTNAFTEGALDKKTKELLGLVASTVLRCDDCVKYHLEASHKAGLSKEEVVEALSIATLVGGTIVIPHLRRAYEYWDAVEKQA, encoded by the coding sequence ATGAGTAATATCGTAGAAGAATTTAATGAGTATCGTGAAAAAATGAACGATGCCATTCTTGAAGACAACAATAAGATTATCAAACGTATCTTTAATTTAGATACTAATGCATTCACAGAAGGTGCTTTAGATAAAAAAACTAAAGAATTACTAGGACTAGTCGCTAGTACCGTATTACGATGTGATGATTGTGTAAAATACCACTTAGAAGCAAGTCACAAAGCTGGCCTGTCTAAAGAAGAGGTTGTAGAAGCACTCTCAATCGCAACACTAGTAGGTGGAACTATAGTTATTCCACACTTACGACGTGCATACGAGTACTGGGATGCTGTTGAGAAACAAGCCTAA
- the tpiA gene encoding triose-phosphate isomerase, with amino-acid sequence MRKNIVAGNWKMNCDLSMTQTLIGDLKKELKADYNCELMIAPSHPCLYPAFNNTLDTPIEVVAQNVCEHEKGAYTGEVSIDMLQSVGVKTVIIGHSERRDIYAESDELLAAKTLAAVEKGMRVIFCCGEHLEQRKAGNHVNTVTAQIEKGLFQLDTSQMEQIVIAYEPVWAIGTGETASPEQAQEMHAEIRSFIQAKYGDMTARHTSILYGGSVKPSNAKEIFAKPDVDGGLVGGASLDAKSFLAIADAF; translated from the coding sequence ATGAGAAAAAATATAGTTGCAGGTAATTGGAAAATGAATTGTGATTTATCCATGACACAAACCTTAATTGGTGACCTTAAAAAAGAACTTAAAGCAGATTATAACTGCGAGTTGATGATAGCACCTTCTCATCCATGTTTGTATCCTGCTTTTAATAATACCTTAGATACACCCATAGAAGTAGTAGCCCAAAATGTATGCGAGCATGAAAAAGGAGCCTATACAGGAGAAGTATCTATAGACATGCTACAAAGTGTAGGAGTTAAAACAGTAATCATAGGCCATTCAGAGCGACGCGATATCTATGCAGAATCTGATGAACTATTGGCAGCAAAAACTCTTGCCGCAGTTGAAAAAGGTATGCGTGTTATTTTTTGCTGTGGTGAACATCTTGAGCAACGTAAAGCAGGTAATCACGTAAACACGGTAACAGCGCAAATAGAAAAAGGACTTTTTCAATTAGATACTTCTCAAATGGAGCAAATAGTTATTGCATATGAACCTGTATGGGCAATTGGAACTGGAGAAACGGCTAGTCCTGAACAGGCCCAAGAAATGCATGCAGAAATTAGATCTTTTATACAGGCAAAGTATGGTGATATGACTGCAAGACATACCAGTATTCTTTATGGTGGAAGTGTAAAACCTAGTAACGCTAAAGAAATTTTTGCAAAGCCGGATGTTGATGGTGGCCTTGTAGGTGGTGCATCGCTAGACGCAAAATCTTTTCTTGCTATTGCAGATGCATTTTAG